From Parasteatoda tepidariorum isolate YZ-2023 chromosome 1, CAS_Ptep_4.0, whole genome shotgun sequence, one genomic window encodes:
- the LOC107447022 gene encoding survival of motor neuron-related-splicing factor 30 — translation MAEDLSSNLQSYQLQLQQVEAALTNEPDSEELLKLKKDLQEVIHLTTDLIAANADKAPGSYNDETNREFGTYGYKWTAGDACLAPWSEDNQFYEAIIEDITEDGQCTVNFVAYGNTDVADIKQLKPLDKELGELSESASKSRKQLLQAQKDYKKKKAQKKAQRMKALEEEREKEKVKWHSFNAKAFNKKGHVKKSIFASPDNINGRVGIGTCGIGGRPMTEFQQQEKWRRNMNGPLNNIKATAAATAAALRGHSSHM, via the exons atGGCTGAAGATCTATCATCAAATTTACAGAGTTATCAACTTCAGTTACAACAG GTAGAAGCTGCTCTAACTAATGAACCAGATAGTGAAGAATtgttaaaactgaaaaaggATTTGCAG GAAGTAATACACTTAACTACAGATCTAATTGCTGCCAATGCTGATAAAGCACCTGGTTCCTATAATGACGAGACCAACAGAGAATTTGGAACGTACGGCTATAAGTGGACAGCTGGTGATGCATGTCTTGCACCTTGGTCAGAAGACAATCA atTTTATGAAGCAATAATTGAAGATATAACAGAAGATGGTCAGTGTACTGTGAACTTTGTTGCTTATGGTAATACTGATGTTGCTGAT ATAAAGCAATTGAAACCTCTTGATAAAGAACTTGGAGAGTTATCAGAAAGTGCATCAAAGTCaag gAAGCAATTATTACAAGCTCAAAAagactataaaaagaaaaaagcacaaAAGAAAGCTCAAAGAATGAAAGCTTTAGAAGaagaaagggaaaaagaaaaagtaaagtgGCACTCATTTAATGCGaag gcatttaataaaaagggGCATGTCAAAAAGAGTATCTTTGCATCTCCTGACAACATTAATGGGCGTGTTGGAATTGGAACGTGTGGCATTGGTGGAAGGCCAATGACAGAGTTTCAACAACAAGAGAAATGGAGGAGAAACATGAATGGacctttaaataatataaaagctaCAGCTGCTGCAACTGCAGCTGCTCTACGAGGTCATTCATCTCACATGTAA
- the LOC107447023 gene encoding protein yippee-like 5 isoform X1: protein MILQKGFPEITSMGKLFLRHIGGSRLFLCASCETVLTNRSELISTRFTGATGRAFLFNRVVNLVYSEVQDRVMLTGRHMVRDVSCKCCDTKLGWVYEFATEENQRYKEGRVILERALVTESDGIEEKV from the exons ATGATCCTGCAAAAAGGTTTTCCCGAG ATTACAAGTATGGGAAAACTTTTCCTTAGACATATTGGTGGATCCAGATTGTTTTTATGTGCAAGCTGTGAAACTGTTCTCACAAATCGGAGTGAACTTATCAGTACAAGATTTACTGGTGCCACTGGTCGAGCATTTTTATTCAATCGAGTGGTGAACCTTGTTTATag TGAAGTACAAGATCGGGTTATGTTGACTGGTCGCCATATGGTACGAGATGTCTCCTGTAAATGTTGTGATACGAAATTAGGTTGGGTCTATGAATTTGCTACTGAAGAAAACCAACGCTACAAAGAGGGGCGTGTCATATTGGAAAGAGCGCTTGTTACTGAAAGCGATGGTATTGAAGAAAAAGTGTAA
- the LOC107447023 gene encoding protein yippee-like 5 isoform X2, translated as MGKLFLRHIGGSRLFLCASCETVLTNRSELISTRFTGATGRAFLFNRVVNLVYSEVQDRVMLTGRHMVRDVSCKCCDTKLGWVYEFATEENQRYKEGRVILERALVTESDGIEEKV; from the exons ATGGGAAAACTTTTCCTTAGACATATTGGTGGATCCAGATTGTTTTTATGTGCAAGCTGTGAAACTGTTCTCACAAATCGGAGTGAACTTATCAGTACAAGATTTACTGGTGCCACTGGTCGAGCATTTTTATTCAATCGAGTGGTGAACCTTGTTTATag TGAAGTACAAGATCGGGTTATGTTGACTGGTCGCCATATGGTACGAGATGTCTCCTGTAAATGTTGTGATACGAAATTAGGTTGGGTCTATGAATTTGCTACTGAAGAAAACCAACGCTACAAAGAGGGGCGTGTCATATTGGAAAGAGCGCTTGTTACTGAAAGCGATGGTATTGAAGAAAAAGTGTAA